From the genome of Vicia villosa cultivar HV-30 ecotype Madison, WI linkage group LG2, Vvil1.0, whole genome shotgun sequence, one region includes:
- the LOC131651727 gene encoding triose phosphate/phosphate translocator, chloroplastic-like: MSYVTNPVLISLQKPQISSLFSSPKRVSTSTRYVLFKSPTLHFEAKDSSLVFSPLVKALGVRQRRFPVVVAALAADADDSEIEISNGSVISSKSFGEKFPALVTGFFFFMWYFLNVIFNILNKKVYNYFPYPYFVSVVHLLVGVVYCLVSWGLALPRRAPMNKELLLLLTPVAFCHALGHVMSNVSFAAVAVSFTHTIKALEPFFNASASQFVLGQNIPLSLWLSLAPVVFGVSMASLTELSFNWTGFISAMISNIAFTYRSLYSKKAMTGMDSTNVYAYISVIALAFCIPPAILIEGPQLMEFGFRNAIAKVGLIKFLSDLFWIGMFYHLYNQLATNTLERVAPLTHAVGNVLKRVFVIGFSIVVFGNKISTQTGIGTAIAIAGVAIYSLIKANLEEQKRKAAAAAAAS; encoded by the exons ATGTCTTATGTAACAAACCCAGTTCTCATATCACTTCAAAAACCTCAAATTTCTTCACTTTTTTCGTCACCCAAAAGAGTTTCAACTTCAACCAGATATGTCTTGTTCAAGTCTCCAACACTTCACTTTGAGGCTAAAGATTCAAGCTTGGTGTTTTCTCCATTGGTGAAGGCCTTGGGAGTAAGACAAAGAAGGTTTCCAGTTGTTGTTGCAGCCTTAGCAGCAGATGCTGATGACAGTGAAATTGAAATTTCAAATGG GTCAGTTATATCCTCAAAGAGTTTCGGTGAGAAATTTCCTGCATTGGTTACTGGTTTCTTTTTCTTTATGTG GTACTTCTTAAATGTGATTTTCAACATACTCAACAAGAAAGTCTACAATTATTTTCCATATCCATA TTTTGTTTCTGTTGTACATCTCCTTGTTGGGGTGGTATATTGCCTTGTTTCTTGGGGTTTAGCTCTACCAAGACGCGCA CCAATGAATAAGGAGCTTTTGTTACTATTGACTCCAGTTGCATTTTGTCATGCCCTTGGTCATGTTATGTCCAATGTATCATTTGCTGCTGTTGCTGTATCGTTTACACATACCATAAAAG CTCTGGAGCCATTTTTCAACGCTTCCGCTTCCCAATTTGTTTTAGGCCAAAATATTCCCTTGTCTCTGTGGCTATCTTTGGCCCCTGTTGTTTTTGGTGTATCAATGGCATCACTAACTGAACTGTCTTTCAATTGGACTGGTTTCATTAGCGCAATGATTTCAAATATAGCGTTTACATACAGAAGTCTATATTCTAAGAAAGCAATG ACGGGAATGGACAGTACGAATGTGTACGCGTATATCTCAGTAATCGCGCTCGCCTTTTGTATCCCTCCGGCAATACTT ATTGAGGGACCCCAACTCATGGAATTTGGATTTAGAAATGCTATAGCCAAAGTAGGATTGATCAAGTTTTTGTCTGATCTTTTCTGGATTGGAATGTTTTACCATCTTTACAATCAG CTTGCTACTAATACTTTGGAACGTGTTGCGCCATTGACCCATGcagttggaaatgtgttgaagaGAGTTTTTGTCATTGGATTTTCAATAGTGGTGTTtg GCAACAAGATATCTACACAAACTGGCATTGGAACTGCGATTGCGATTGCAGGTGTTGCCATCTATTCTCTGATAAAAGCAAACCTGGAAGAACAAAAACGG AAAGCTGCTGCAGCCGCGGCTGCATCTTAA